The Podarcis raffonei isolate rPodRaf1 chromosome 18, rPodRaf1.pri, whole genome shotgun sequence genome includes the window CACAAAACTTCACAACCCTTCTCCCCTATAGGTACCTCTCTACAAAAGAAAAGTTCCACACGTACCTTGATCGGGAAGGGGAGGCGACGAATGAGAAAGATGGCGATGTGCTAGCTGCAGAGGACAGTGCAGAGAAAAATACCGGTGGAGACCTGAATGAGCCTCCTGCCAAACTGCAGAAGCTGGGAAAAGATGAAAGCAATGCAGAAGAAAAGAGCTCGCCGGAAGAGGAAAACAGAACTGCGAAGGAGCCTCAGGGCCAAAAAAGGGCCCGGGGGCAGAATAAGGGCCGCCCTTGCATGAAGCCGAGTCACTACGAGAAGAACCGCCTCTGCCCATCAGTCGTCCAGGTAAACTTTGTGTGAGGAGGATTAGGACTTGATGAAGAGATTGACAAAATTTGAGAGCTCCTAGCCCTGTTAATGgcatggggatgcgggtggcgctgtggtctaaaccttgccaatcggaaggttggcggttcgaatccccacaacagggtgagctcctgctgcttggtccctgctcctgccaacctagcagttcgaaagctcacctgcacaagtagataaataggtaccactccggcaggaaggtaaacagcgtttccgtgcgctctggtttccgtcacagaaAGCCAGAGATCAGGCATAGATAAAGTAAGAGGGATGAAGAAAAATTGAAAAGGTGAAAATAAAGATTCTTACTGGGAATATATGTATATAACAACATCGATGATGGTTTGTATTTCTTAAAAATTGAATGTTCTTGATAAGATTTTTGTTTTAACTCtctattctttcttttctttatgtttttccttttcttttctatttctttgGTGTAGATCTTTTCATTATAACAGAACATTGTATTTTCATTATGTGTAATTTTTAATGTGTAAATAaagatacatattttttttaaggtttttgcCACAGGTCACTTGTTGGATGTGAGGGGATTAAGGTGGGACTAAAGAGGAGGTTaggagacgcgggtggtgctgtgggttaaaccacagagcctaggactagccgatcagaaggtcggcggttcaaatccccgtgatggggtgagctcccgttgctcggtccctgctcctgccaacctagcagttcaaaagcacctcaaagtgcaaggagataaataggtgggaaggtaaacggcgtttgtgtgcactgctctggttcgccagaagcggcttagtcctgctggccacatgacccagaagctgtgtgctggctccctcggccagtaaagcaagatgagcgccgcaaccccagagttggccacaactggacctaatggtcaggggtccctttacctttactaaagagGAGGTTGCTGAATTGTAGGGTGTAAGATGACCAGGGCGTGACCTGCAACTTCAtactgtatataccgtattttttgctctatctcactttttccctcctaaaaagtaaggggaaatgtgtgtgcgtcttatggagcgaatgcaggctgcgcagctatcccagaagccagaacagcaagagggattgctgctttcactgcgcagcgatccctcttgctgttctggcttctaagattcagaatattttttttcttgttttgctcctccaaaaactaggtgcgtcttgtggtctggtgcgtcttatacagcgaaaaatacggtatatttaagAACCTATGCTACCCTCCTTTAAAGCAGCCTCTTTCTCTTGTTGAAGGAACGGGCCGAGAAGTGCTTCTTCGGCTCCCGCTGCCGTTTCCTACACAGCGTCAAAGAATATATGGCCACCAAGCCGCCGGACCTGGGAGACAGCTGCATACTCTTCAAGATGTTCGGCAGGTGTATGTATGGGGTCACCTGCCGGTTTGCTTCAGCCCACCTGGGCGAGGACTACGAGAACGTCATCGATGAAGGCCTCTTGAAGCAGCGGGAGGGGAAGCCGCCAGCCGTCAAGAACAGCCTCAGCAAAGACCTCCAGCAGCAACTGCGCAAAAAGAAGTTCCCTTTCGACAAGTCCAACCAGTACCTCTGCCGCTTAGCTAAGCCCAACCACGCGAAGGGGGCTGGGAGCCAAGCGGCGGTCCCACACCCCACCGTGAGGAGAGAGGCCGCGGACTCTTCCGCCTCCCCAGGAAGCGTGGATCTCAGAGCTGCAGGAGAAGAGGCGGCAAAGGTTGGTCCTTCGTCGCCAAAAGAAGGTCCTATGCTGGAGGAACCAGAGAGTCCAAGTCAGCTGCCGCCCGCAATGGAATCCGCACTCAAAACGTCTGGGGTTGTGACAGATGAAGATCTTGTGAAACTCAGACCGTGTGAGAAGAGAAAGGTAAGGCTGTTTGTGTTACcatatgcagtcatacctcgggttacagacgcttcaggttgtgtttttttgggttacagacacgcCGAAacgcggaagtaccggaacaggttacctCTGGGTTTCGGctgtcgcgcatgcgcagaagcactaaatcatgctttgcgcagaagcgccaaatcgcaaccggcgtgtgcacagacgcggcgctgcgggttgcgaacatgcctcccgcacagatcacgttcgcaacccgagcgtccactgtatatatttttttagttATTCAGAGCGATGCAGAGGTTTCACCCTCAAACCTCAGGGATGAATTAGACTCCACATGCAGGACTTGAAGATTTGACTTTACTTGTCAGGATGGCAACAACTGAACAGTTTGCattattcatatacagtggtacctcaggttacatatgcttcaggttacatacacttcaggttacagactcctctaacccagaaatagtacctcgggttaagaactttgcttcaggatgagaacggaaattgtgcggccgctgcgcggcagcagcaggaggccccattagctaaagtggtgcttcaggttaagaacagtttcaggttaagaacggacctccggaaagaattaagtacgtaaccagaggtaccactgtgtattaaGTCCAATGCATTTCATTTCTCGcccttgagcccaagagaggcTTTAGTCATTTTGtcatttgtttagtcgtttaatcttgtccgcctcttggtgaccccctggaccagagcacgccaggcactcctgtcttccactgcctcccgcagtttggtcaaactcatgctggtagctttgagaacactgtcccaccatctcgtcctctgccatccccttctccttgtgccctccatctttcccaacatcagagtcttttccagggagtcttctcttctcaagaggtggccaaactaACATTCGTAGCAGTGCATAAATTATTAGCCCACACCTTACGCTTCCTGACACATGACTTGCATTTTCATGATTTTGTCTTACAGTTAGATCTCCACGAGAAGCTTTATTTAGCTCCTTTAACAACGGTAGgtagattgtttgtttgtttgtttgtttgtttgttttatagatCTTCCTtcctcacaagatctcagggtggtttacaacctaaaaatacaaggtaaaagcacacataaatagttgaaacaaaataatagCCCCGCtcccacaaaaacatttaaaaggctgtagaatgttaatcagccaaaggcctagttgaagaggaacgttttcacttggtgcctaaagatatgtaccaAAGGCACTGGGGTGAGCCTCTCCGGgaaaagcattccacaagcagggagccactgaagAAAAGGCCCCGTGTTGCCCCACTCTGGGCctcatgtggaggaggcacatgaagaaaggcctctgaTGGTGATTGCAGGGTCCCGGTCAGTTCCTACGGGCAGGGGTGATACTTGAAGTATTACAGTCCTGAGCCattcaaggctttataggtcaaaaccagcactttgaattaggcccagaaGCTGACCGGCagtcagtgcagtcaggccaggatctcTGCAATAGACATAAACcatcttgtcccagtgagcaacttggctgccaaattctgcaccggctgaagtttcggaaccgtcttcagaggcagccctatgtacaaCGTGTTGCATTAATCTAACCTGGAggctaccagagcatagatgacagtAGTTAGGCcatccctgtccagacaggggcatagctgggccaccagtcgaagctgatggaagacactGAGGCCACCTGCGCCTTGAGTGACAGCAAGGGATCCAGGAGttcccccaagctatgaacctgctccttcagaggaagtgtaaccccatcaagtgCAGgtaacctcccatccatctggtctagggaactgcCCGCTAACAGTGCCTCAGGCTGTGTCCTGTGCTTCAGTTTGTGTGCcatcagcatacagtggtacctcaggctacagacgcttcaggttacagactccgctaacacagaaatagtacctcgggttaagaactttgcttcaggatgagaacagaaatcggggtccggcggcgcggcggcagcagcaggaggccccattagctaaagtggtgcttcaggttaagaacagtttcaggttaagaacagacctccagaatgaattcttaacctgaggtaccactgtatcgctgACCACGTACTCCCAACTGGCATTCCAACCCCCCTTACCTGAGAATAGCTGCCCCCGTTATTCATACGTAGCTGAATCTTTGTCACCTTTGCAAATTCTTACAGCGAAACCTGTATGCCCTCCTGGCTGCTGTGACAATTAAAGCatgctggtttgggggggggagttctgctTAAGGCTTACAaaaacaagatacagtggtaccttgggttctcgaacagcctagttcacgaacaacttagaacctgaacgtcgcaaacccggaagtgagcgtTCTGGTTCTCGAATGTTTTTTTGAAGTCGAACATGTCCCGATTTTCCGTTTTTAGTGTTGTGCTTCCGTTTTTAGAGAATTGGCGCTGATGGGGCCGGTGAGGAAAAGCGTCCCTGCAGCGCTCTGAAGCCCAGCCACTTtgatgtgtgtgtaagagagagagagatctctctcttgaAAGATCACACTGATtggggcggtggggagaagcactttaataataataataaattttatctacatcccgccctccccagccgaagccgggctcagggcggctaacaacaataaaatagtgcaacattctaaaaacatttcattgtaaaaattaattaaaatcaaattgatggcaaccattaagctaaagttctgtgacgattgccaaaggagggagtcaggctgtgccctgaccaaaggcctggtggaacagctctgtcttgcaggccctgcggaaagatgtcaagtcccgcagggccctagtctcttgtgacagagcgttccaccagattggagccacagccgagaaggccctggctctagttgaggccagcctaacctctctgtggcctgggaccttcaggatgtttttatttgaagaccgtaagttcctctgtggaacataccaggagaggcggttttAGGGGTAGTTTTTCAACAGCCTGGAACAgaataatccattttgcattacttcctatggGAAAACACGccctggttttggaacgctttggttttggaacggacttccggaacggaataagttcgagaaccaaggtaccactgtatcgcaaCATTTGGCTGCAGTCTGGTTAGGAACAGGTGAAAAGCTGGAATTGTGAATTGGTTGAAATGGATGAAGAGGCCTGGCACTTAGCTGCAGCGCCAGCAGCTATTCCCATTCAGCCCTCACATGCTTCATGTTGTGAGATCGGGCCGTGTCTTTGTTTAGACGTGGTGTCTTGCTTGTGCTGGCTCGAGACCTGCCCCGAGGCAACCGTAACACTCCATTCTCCTGGTTTCTTCTGGGGATTCCAGTGCGGCAACCTTCCTTTCCGAAGAATATGCAAGCGGTTTGGGGCGGACGTCACCTGCGGCGAGATGGCTGTTTGCACGAACCTGCTCCAGGGTCAGTCGTCCGAGTGGGCATTGCTGAAGAGACACAACACAGAGGATCTCTTTGGCGTTCAGGTAGATTGAAGGCAGACTCACAATACGGCCacactggggggcgggggagagagaacagGAGCAAGTCGCTTCTGAGGCTAATGGAGATGGCCTTGCTGGTCTTCTCCTGGCTGCCATGATGCTCAAAGTGGTTCCCCATGGCTGGTGGCAAAGGCCGGACTGTGCTCCCTTTCACCTCTGCCTTCCCACAGCCGCTGGAGGTTGGAGAAGAGAGTTCTTCCTgttgggaggagagggagagagaaagctctCTGCAgctcctgaaggagcgtctccatccccatcatccaacccaaacactgaagtccagctctgagggccttctggcggttccctcattgcgagaagccaagttgcagggaaccaggcagagggccttctcagtagtggcacccgccctgtggaacgccctcccatcagatgtcaaagaaataaacaactatcagacttttagaagacatctgaaggcagcttttacagtggtgccccgcaagacgaatgcctcgcaagatgaaaaacgcgctagacgaaagggttttccgttttttgagtcgttccgcaagacgaatttccctatgggcttgcttcgcaagacgaaacgtcttgcgagttcttgcgagtttgtttcctttttcttaaagccgctaagccgttaatagccgctaagccgctaatagccgtgcttcgcaagacgaaaagaccgcaagacgaagagactcgcggaacggattaatttcgtcttgcgaggcaccactgtaatatctgatgaattactgtattttagtattctgctggaagctgcccagggtggctggggaaacccagccagatgggcggggtataaataatttattattattattattattattattattattattattattattattattcctcctttGGCTGATAGATGCTCCCGCATGGGAAGCTAATAGGTCTCGATAACCCGCCCCTCCAGGAATTCCCTTTTAAGGCCATCTTTAACCAAAATCCATTGCCAGCTTCATTGGTAGTTAGCAGAAGTAAAGGTGGAAGGAGATGATATACTTttgttgggggttgtttttaatacTGTCTCCTTGTTGTGGGTATTATAAACCCTTGTTTGGAGTTGCCTTGTTCTCCTAAACGATGGTTGACACTGGCCATAGTTGGTTGCGTTTAGACATAGCAGGCTGGGGCCGAGGCAGGAGCTCCCAAACTCCTTGCAGCACTGGAGCGAGGAGTGGTGGAGATCAGCTATGATGCTCATGCGATTTGCACTAGACCATAGTCTTAAGTCTGCCATGCCTGTCTTTTCACTGTATTCTATTGATACACTCTCTTTTGATTTATGTAATTcatgctgtaaaggtaaaggtacccctgcccgtatgggccagttgtgtccgactctagggttgtgcgcccatctcacttaagaggccgggggccagcgctgtctggagacacttccgggtcacgtggccagcgtgacaaagctgcatctggcgagccagagccgcacacggaaacgctgtttaccttcccgccagtaagcggtccctatttatctacttgcacccgagggtgctttcgaactgctaggttggcaggcgctgggaccgagcaacgggagcgcaccccgccgcggggattcgaaccgccgacctttcgatcggcaagccctaggcgctgaggcttttacccacagcgccacccgcgtcccccttcaTGCTGAGTGGGGTGCAAACATCAAAAGGCAAGTTGGGAAATCTTGCAGATAAATAGTTTGGCACATGTGCAATGCCTATAAGCTGCTTTCGTGAGTTGGGGCACCCCTTTGACCCTCTTTCACCCTACGCCTCTGCAGCTGGAAGGAGCGTTCCCAGACACCATGACCAAGTGCGCAGAGCTTCTCAACCGGACCATCGAAGTGGATTTTGTGGACATCAATGTGGGCTGCCCTATCGACCTCATCTATAACAAGGTAGCCCATTAAGCCCTTTAAGCATGCTAGTGCTTTCAagcactaaaaaggtaaaggtaaaggacccctgacagttaagtccagtcgctaacgactctggggttgcggcgctcatctcactttattggccgagggagtcgacgtttgtccgcagacagtcttgtggccagcatgactaagccgcttctggtgaaaccagaacagcgcacggaaacgccgtttaccttcccgccggaagggtggcactgtagtctaaaccactgagcctagggattgccaatcggaaggtcggcggttcgaatccctgcgacggggtgagctcccgttgctcggtccctgctcctgccaacctagcagttcgaaagcacctcaaagtgcaagtagataaataggtaccgctccggcgggaaggtaaacagcgtttccgtgcgctgctctggtttcgccagaagcggcttagtcatgctggccacatggcccagagaaactatctgcggacaaacgccggctccctcggccaataaagagagatgagcgccgcaaccccagagttgtccgcgactggacttaactgtcaggagtcctttacctttacctttaagtttccCTTCACAATTCATCTTAGCCCGTTACTTAGCTTGGAAGCGATGGGGAGCCTAAAGGAACTTCTCCAAGTCTTACAAAATTGCAGcccaccttttttttctttttaagtaaaaGTTCTGCCAAGTTGACACCTCTCCCTCCTTCAAGCTGATGGACCTGTGGCTaaacctatgggaagcccagacCATCAAGGACTGAAATCAGTTCAGAGATTATGACCTTCACCCTCCCGCCCCCCAGTGATCTTTCAAAACGCTCTTCactctcctctcctttctcttcccagGGGGGAGGATGTGGCTTAATGAGCCGTCCCAACAAGTTTGAGCAGATTGTCCGAGGCATGAACTACGTAAgttggtgtgtggtttttttccccttggcTGGCTCCTAGCAGTCCTGGATTTCATTCCTTGCAACCACAGTCATCCTCTTTGTATCAGCTTTGCACAACGTCACATAATCTGCGAGCTTTGACCTGTTTATTGGCTGCTGCTTTGCGATTAATGTGTCCAGGGCCCAGGGCAgaccagcaagatgggtggggtatcataatcataatcatcgcAAGATTATAATTACAAGGCCCTTGTGGTGGGGCATGGGGTTCTTCGATACGATACTATAATCGATACacatacgataatctttattgtcattgtcccatacagaacaacgaaattgaaaaaagcTACAGAGGACATTCAAaagccaacaagcctgctatcacagctatcccagcctggttagccccctaaaaactctgataccccataatacaatatactcccatagagactaccttatactgcgtttaaaaccaaaatcgcatttggatagaaactgtttctcaggcggctagtcctagtctttataaccctgtaccgtcttccagaaggcagaagctgaaagagatcatttccggggtgcgcactatcctgcgctatctctgcagctttcttatggcacctggaagcatagatttggtcCAAGGCGGGAAGAGTgcgcccaattattctctccgcagtcttgacaaccctggacagcattgttttttccctgaccgtgcagctcccaaaccactcTCAGATGTGGGGGGCTGGCTTTTGAGTTTCCCACCAGGTACAGAAGTCGCTGGTCTCAAAAAGGGATTACTCTACTCTGTGGCCTCCTCTGTGCATTCTCGGAGCAGCCGTTGGTGAAAGCTTTCGGCGAAGGAATCTCCAGAGTCCAGCTTTGTCGCGCTCAGGTTCGGCTCCCGAGGCACACTTCGCTTGGCTCATCGTTCCTTTTTTCCTCGACAGGTGCTAGATGTTCCCTTGACTGTGAAGATCCGGACCGGGGTACAAGAGAAAACCAACCTGGCTCACAAACTAATTCCCAGCATCCGGGAGTGGGGTGCCTCTATGGTCACGGTACAGTAGCCTTCCTTAAGCCACGTTCAGATGAGCAGtaacttcatttaaaaaacaccaaaacGCACACACCCTACTAGATCAGACTAAAGTTACACCATCTAGCCCAGGGGTTGTCAACTTGGTCCCTACTGCCCATttgtgggcgtttcaggattctaggtgggcggtagggagTTCTACAGCACAAACTGaatccttccattgagcactggtaaggaaattttatcatcaagaaagatgcattagtgggcggtaggtataaaaaggttgactacccctgatctaaGGGGCATGTGTGGCACTGTGGGGGTTGGTAGACCACATCTCTGTTCTTACCTAAACATTTCAAAAAGCGGTGTGTCAGCTTTCCCTTTTCTGACCCCGTTAGCTTCACGGCCGGTCGAGGGAGCAGCGGTACACAAAGGCGGCAAACTGGGACTACATTGCAGTGTGTGCAAAAATTGCCAGTCCGATGCCACTTTTCGGTAGGTAGTTCTGTTCTTCCCGCGTGCTGGTTTTGCTTCCTTTGTGCTGAATCCGGCACTGCAACATATTTTGGGCTTGGAGGTAATGCTGCAGTTTTGAGGCTTGGATTGTTTGGGCTGGGTTTGCTTCCCTCTTCATCAAGCTGCcgattcctcctcctgcttctgcgATCTTTGGAAAACCTACCTTTCCTCTTGCCATACTTCCCATATTTGCGCTACCACCctgccccaccttcccacagcgcGAAAACTCAAGGATGCTCAATGAAGTaagttcaggacaggcaaaagagcCCTAACTTGTGAGATGAATTAAGACGGGTGATAAATGTctaggggggaggaagagaggtcTGCCAGCTACAACCGCTAAAACAGAACCTCTGTATTCAGATGCACTCTACCCCAGTTCCAGTTGCTTgatgattgggggagggggaggggcaacAGCAGAGGAGGTTTGCTGTCTTCAGTCGCTTCCTGGAGGCATATGGCTGGCTACTGGTCAGAAACAATATGCTGGTCCATATAGACCTTCCTTAGTCCGGCCCATCAGGACTCTTCTTTGTAGATCAGTGGTCAGCAGCTGAACTGGCCTGTGGGCTGCCACAAAGAACGTCACGGGGGTCAGAGAGCAATTcgtttctctcctcctctctgaAATCTCTAGATTGGACTCTTGGAGGTGAGTGAAGACTACAGGAGACATGTGGCTCGTTGTTGCCCGGTCATTCTGAATAGTTTCCCACTTTCCTTGAAGACATCAATCAATGCTTTGGATTTGAGAAGCTATTTTTAGTGccatcagggatgcgggtggtgctgtgggttaaaccatagagcctagggcttgccgatcagaaggttggcggttcgaatccccgcgacggggtgagctcccgttgctcggtccctgctcctgcctacctagcagttcgaaagcacgtcaaagtgcaagtagataaataggtaccgctccggcgggaaggtaaatggcgtttctgtgcgctgctctggttcgccagaagcggcttagtcatgctggccacatgacccggaagctgtacaccggctccctcggccaataaagcaagatgagcgcctcaaccccagagtcggtcacgactggacctaatggtcaggggtccctttaccttttagtgccATCTAGTAGGGGCAGGCCTGGACCGGAAGCTGCCTGCTGGTTCTCCCTTCACCGGTCTTGTTTCTTAGATAGTAAACTTCCTGGGCAGCGCTCTGCATGCTGCCGCCGCAAAataagcagggaggaggaggtatCTTGGATGTTAGCGGTTTTTTGTGCAACCTCAACCTCATTTACAGACAGGGCTGTTTCAAATccatttacagtcgtaccttggttttcaaacgccttgggagtcaaatgttttggctcccaaagaTTGAAAACCGGAaatgattgttccggttttcaaaagTTCTTTGGAACTCAAATGTCCAACGCGACTTCcacggcttccagttggctgcaaccAActagaagctgtgccttggttcccgaatgttttggaagtcgaacggacttccagaatggattcagttcaacttccaaagtaACACTGTACTTGCAAAAGGCATCGCTGTGGC containing:
- the DUS3L gene encoding tRNA-dihydrouridine(47) synthase [NAD(P)(+)]-like isoform X3, which gives rise to MEAAGVAPIRAQYLSTKEKFHTYLDREGEATNEKDGDVLAAEDSAEKNTGGDLNEPPAKLQKLGKDESNAEEKSSPEEENRTAKEPQGQKRARGQNKGRPCMKPSHYEKNRLCPSVVQERAEKCFFGSRCRFLHSVKEYMATKPPDLGDSCILFKMFGRCMYGVTCRFASAHLGEDYENVIDEGLLKQREGKPPAVKNSLSKDLQQQLRKKKFPFDKSNQYLCRLAKPNHAKGAGSQAAVPHPTVRREAADSSASPGSVDLRAAGEEAAKVGPSSPKEGPMLEEPESPSQLPPAMESALKTSGVVTDEDLVKLRPCEKRKLDLHEKLYLAPLTTCGNLPFRRICKRFGADVTCGEMAVCTNLLQGQSSEWALLKRHNTEDLFGVQLEGAFPDTMTKCAELLNRTIEVDFVDINVGCPIDLIYNKGGGCGLMSRPNKFEQIVRGMNYVLDVPLTVKIRTGVQEKTNLAHKLIPSIREWGASMVTLHGRSREQRYTKAANWDYIAVCAKIASPMPLFDQWSAAELACGLPQRTSRGSESNSFLSSSLKSLDWTLGGE
- the DUS3L gene encoding tRNA-dihydrouridine(47) synthase [NAD(P)(+)]-like isoform X2: MEAAGVAPIRAQYLSTKEKFHTYLDREGEATNEKDGDVLAAEDSAEKNTGGDLNEPPAKLQKLGKDESNAEEKSSPEEENRTAKEPQGQKRARGQNKGRPCMKPSHYEKNRLCPSVVQERAEKCFFGSRCRFLHSVKEYMATKPPDLGDSCILFKMFGRCMYGVTCRFASAHLGEDYENVIDEGLLKQREGKPPAVKNSLSKDLQQQLRKKKFPFDKSNQYLCRLAKPNHAKGAGSQAAVPHPTVRREAADSSASPGSVDLRAAGEEAAKVGPSSPKEGPMLEEPESPSQLPPAMESALKTSGVVTDEDLVKLRPCEKRKLDLHEKLYLAPLTTCGNLPFRRICKRFGADVTCGEMAVCTNLLQGQSSEWALLKRHNTEDLFGVQLEGAFPDTMTKCAELLNRTIEVDFVDINVGCPIDLIYNKVLDVPLTVKIRTGVQEKTNLAHKLIPSIREWGASMVTLHGRSREQRYTKAANWDYIAVCAKIASPMPLFGNGDILSFEDANQAMQSGVSGIMIARGALIKPWIFTEIKEQRHWDISSGERLNILRDFTNYGLEHWGSDTQGVEKTRKFLLEWLSFLCRYIPAGLLERLPQRINERPPYYMGRDYLETLMASQNVGDWIKISEMLLGPVPASFTFLPKHKANSYK
- the DUS3L gene encoding tRNA-dihydrouridine(47) synthase [NAD(P)(+)]-like isoform X1, coding for MEAAGVAPIRAQYLSTKEKFHTYLDREGEATNEKDGDVLAAEDSAEKNTGGDLNEPPAKLQKLGKDESNAEEKSSPEEENRTAKEPQGQKRARGQNKGRPCMKPSHYEKNRLCPSVVQERAEKCFFGSRCRFLHSVKEYMATKPPDLGDSCILFKMFGRCMYGVTCRFASAHLGEDYENVIDEGLLKQREGKPPAVKNSLSKDLQQQLRKKKFPFDKSNQYLCRLAKPNHAKGAGSQAAVPHPTVRREAADSSASPGSVDLRAAGEEAAKVGPSSPKEGPMLEEPESPSQLPPAMESALKTSGVVTDEDLVKLRPCEKRKLDLHEKLYLAPLTTCGNLPFRRICKRFGADVTCGEMAVCTNLLQGQSSEWALLKRHNTEDLFGVQLEGAFPDTMTKCAELLNRTIEVDFVDINVGCPIDLIYNKGGGCGLMSRPNKFEQIVRGMNYVLDVPLTVKIRTGVQEKTNLAHKLIPSIREWGASMVTLHGRSREQRYTKAANWDYIAVCAKIASPMPLFGNGDILSFEDANQAMQSGVSGIMIARGALIKPWIFTEIKEQRHWDISSGERLNILRDFTNYGLEHWGSDTQGVEKTRKFLLEWLSFLCRYIPAGLLERLPQRINERPPYYMGRDYLETLMASQNVGDWIKISEMLLGPVPASFTFLPKHKANSYK